TTGCCATACAGCAGCAAGATGGTAAAGATGTGGTCTTCGTTCTCGAAGTCAATCCACGCGCTTCGCGTACCGTACCTTTCGTCTCTAAAGCGACCGGCTTGCAACTGGCAAAAATCGCCGCACGTTGTATGGTTGGCCAATCCTTGGATTCACAAGGCATCGGTGCCGAAGTGGTGCCGCCGTATTTCAGCGTCAAGGAAGCGGTATTCCCATTCGTGAAATTCCCTGGCGTCGACACCATACTCGGACCGGAAATGAAATCGACCGGTGAAGTCATGGGCGTCGGTAAAACTTTTGGCGAAGCTTTTGTTAAATCACAACTCGGTGCCGGCGTTAAATTGCCGACTTCGGGCAAGGTTTTCCTGAGCATCAAAAACAGTGACAAGCCGCGTGCCGTCAAGGTGGCGCGTGACTTGGTCGAACTTGGATTTTCCGTGGTCGCCACGCGTGGCACGGCTGCTGCTATCGGGGCAGCCGGGATTCCTGTGACTATCGTCAATAAAGTTGTTGAAGGACGGCCGCATGTGGTTGATATGATCAAGAACAATGAAATTTCTTTGGTCATCAATACCGTCGAAGAGAAGCGCAATGCCATCGTCGACTCGCGCGCGATTCGCACTTCGGCACTTCATGCACGGGCGACGACGTTCACCACCATCGCCGGGGCGGAAGCTGCAGTGGAAGGCATGCGTCATTTGAATGAATTGCATGTTTATGATTTACAAGGTTTGCATAAAACCTTAAACTGAGTTCTTTCGGCGAGCTTCGTACTGCCTGCGGGCGGCGCGGGCGATCTGCGAAACATGTTTGTTTCGCAGCATGCCGATGACCAGTAAACAACTCAATACAGAGGTCGCAGCGTTTGTGGCCTCTGTATTTTTACTTTCCGGACAGGCGTAATCATTGTTTTGGTATAAAGGCAGCATCCGTGCTCAGCCTATACCTATGCCATCTTGAGTAAACCCATTTCTATAAGTGTAAATATCATGAGTACAGTACCTGTTACCAAATACGGCGCAGAATTATTGAAGCAAGAATTGCATATTCTGAAAACCAAAGAGCGCCCGGATGTGATCAATGCGATCGCCGAAGCGCGCGCCCAGGGCGATTTGTCGGAAAATGCCGAATACGATGCAGCCAAAGAACGCCAAGCCTTCATCGAAGGACGGATTGCCGATCTCGAAGGTAAGCTCGGTTCGGCGCAAGTGATTGATCCGACTACACTCGATGCTGAAGGTCGCGTCGTGTTCGGTTCTACCGTGCATTTGGAAGATTTGGAAACGGCGCAAAAGGTGACGTATCAGATCGTCGGCGAAGATGAGGCCGATCTGAAACTCAGTAAAGTATCGATCACTTCACCGATCGCCCGCGCCTTGATCGGCAAATATGCCGGCGATGTCGTTGGTGTGCAGGCACCGGCGGGCGTACGTGAATACGAAGTGCTCGACGTTGCTTATATCTGAGTGCGGCGGCGATGGCATGTTATGCCATCGCCCGCTCCCGAAGGGGAACTCAGCTATTTGCCAACGCTGATTTTTTAGGACTGGATTGACGCGGTTTGGCACGTTTGATATTGCCACCCTGAGTCACACGTTCGTTGCCTTTGACCATCACTTTCGAGACCGTCGGTTTTTTGGTGCCGCTAGGGCTAGGCTTGACGATCGTGACTTCGCGCATGCCACGGCCTTTTTTGACCAATTTAGTTTCTTGCTTGCCTTCAACCTTTGGGCGATACAAAACCAGCAGTTTTCCTATATGCTGTACCGGTGCGGCGCGCAGATCGGCACAAATGCTTTCATACATGGCAATGCGGGCTTCACGGTCGTCGCCAAATACGCGAACCTTGATCAAGCCGTGCGAATTGAGCGCCGAATCAATTTCTTTGACGACAGCGGGCGTCGCGCCGGCTTCGCCGATCAGGACGACCGGTTTGAGGGCGTGGGCTTGCGAGCGCAGTTCGCTGCGTTCGACGGGGGTAAGT
The sequence above is drawn from the Undibacterium sp. CCC3.4 genome and encodes:
- the greA gene encoding transcription elongation factor GreA; translation: MSTVPVTKYGAELLKQELHILKTKERPDVINAIAEARAQGDLSENAEYDAAKERQAFIEGRIADLEGKLGSAQVIDPTTLDAEGRVVFGSTVHLEDLETAQKVTYQIVGEDEADLKLSKVSITSPIARALIGKYAGDVVGVQAPAGVREYEVLDVAYI
- the yhbY gene encoding ribosome assembly RNA-binding protein YhbY, giving the protein MLKLTPVERSELRSQAHALKPVVLIGEAGATPAVVKEIDSALNSHGLIKVRVFGDDREARIAMYESICADLRAAPVQHIGKLLVLYRPKVEGKQETKLVKKGRGMREVTIVKPSPSGTKKPTVSKVMVKGNERVTQGGNIKRAKPRQSSPKKSALANS